In one Streptomyces sp. NBC_01241 genomic region, the following are encoded:
- a CDS encoding uracil-xanthine permease family protein, with the protein MGLGVRWTLHGDGKTPAPGAVVRPDERLSWPRTFGLGAQHVVAMFGASFVAPVLMGLDPNLAIMMSGVATAIFLLATRGQVPSYLGCSLSFVGVAATIRASGGSSAVVTGAVFVVGVVLFLAGLAVQRFGARIIHAAMPPVVTGAVVMLIGFNLAPVTASTYWPQDQWTALLVMLFTGLAVVCLRGFFSRIAIFLGLVFGYVLSWVLDLVFGKIHSPVGGAQAVDHWRLDLSGVAEADWIGLPSFHAPSFEWSAILVALPVVIALIAENAGHVKAVGEMTGASLDDKLGTAIAADGAASMLSTAVGGPPNTTYSENIGVMAATRVYSTAAYWAAACFALLFGLCPKFGAVVAAIPGGVLGGITVILYGMIGLLGAQIWLHAKVDLRNPLNLVPAAAGIIIGVGGVSLKITDTFQLSGIALGTIVVITGYHVLRAFAPAHLKTQEPLLDSGTSAYDEQDPTGRA; encoded by the coding sequence ATGGGCCTCGGCGTGCGCTGGACCTTGCACGGAGACGGGAAGACCCCCGCGCCGGGGGCCGTGGTCCGGCCGGACGAACGGCTCTCCTGGCCCCGTACGTTCGGACTGGGCGCCCAGCACGTGGTCGCGATGTTCGGTGCCTCGTTCGTCGCTCCGGTACTCATGGGCCTGGATCCGAACCTGGCGATCATGATGTCGGGTGTCGCGACGGCCATCTTCCTGCTGGCGACGCGCGGCCAGGTGCCCAGCTACCTCGGCTGTTCGCTCTCCTTCGTCGGGGTCGCCGCAACGATCCGGGCGAGCGGCGGGTCCAGCGCCGTGGTCACCGGTGCGGTCTTCGTCGTCGGTGTGGTGCTCTTCCTCGCCGGTCTCGCGGTGCAGCGGTTCGGCGCCCGGATCATCCACGCGGCGATGCCGCCGGTGGTCACCGGCGCCGTCGTCATGCTGATCGGTTTCAACCTGGCTCCGGTGACCGCGTCGACGTACTGGCCGCAGGACCAGTGGACGGCGCTGCTGGTGATGCTGTTCACCGGACTGGCCGTGGTGTGCCTGCGCGGATTCTTCTCGCGTATCGCGATCTTCCTGGGCCTGGTCTTCGGGTACGTGCTGTCCTGGGTCCTCGACCTGGTCTTCGGCAAGATCCACTCCCCGGTGGGCGGCGCCCAGGCCGTCGACCACTGGCGGCTCGACCTGTCGGGTGTCGCCGAGGCCGACTGGATCGGGCTCCCGTCCTTCCACGCGCCGAGCTTCGAGTGGTCGGCGATCCTGGTCGCCCTGCCCGTGGTCATCGCGCTGATCGCCGAGAACGCCGGGCACGTGAAGGCCGTCGGCGAGATGACCGGCGCCTCGCTGGACGACAAGCTGGGCACCGCGATCGCCGCCGACGGCGCCGCGTCGATGCTGTCGACCGCAGTGGGCGGCCCGCCGAACACCACGTACTCCGAGAACATCGGCGTCATGGCCGCGACCCGCGTCTACTCCACCGCCGCGTACTGGGCCGCCGCCTGCTTCGCCCTGCTCTTCGGTCTCTGCCCCAAGTTCGGCGCGGTCGTCGCCGCCATCCCGGGCGGTGTGCTCGGCGGCATCACCGTCATCCTGTACGGCATGATCGGCCTCCTCGGCGCCCAGATCTGGCTGCACGCCAAGGTCGATCTGCGCAATCCGCTGAACCTGGTCCCGGCCGCCGCAGGCATCATCATCGGCGTCGGCGGGGTCAGCCTGAAGATCACCGACACCTTCCAGCTGAGCGGTATCGCGCTGGGCACCATCGTGGTGATCACCGGCTACCACGTACTGCGGGCCTTCGCCCCGGCGCACCTCAAGACCCAGGAGCCCCTGCTGGACTCGGGGACGTCGGCCTACGACGAACAGGATCCGACGGGCAGGGCGTAG
- a CDS encoding flavin monoamine oxidase family protein: MTSTVPNAVQHTDATEPITMFGPDFPYAYDDFLAHPAGIGQIPATEHGTEVAVIGGGLSGIVAAYELMKMGLRPVVYEADEIGGRLRTVGFDGCGPELTAEMGAMRFPPSSTALQYYIDLVGLETKPFPNPLSPATPSTVVDLKGTSHYARTVDDLPQVYREVMDAWNRCLEEGADFSDMNRAMRERDVPRIREIWAELVHKLDNQTFYGFLCDSDAFKSFRHREIFGQVGFGTGGWDTDFPNSILEILRVVYTEADDHHRSIVGGSQQLPLRLWDREPQKIVHWPLGTSLSSLHGGEPRPAVTRLHRTAGNRITVTDATGDIRTYPAAVFTGQSWLLLSKIDCDDALFPIDHWTAMERTHYMESSKLFVPVDRPFWLDRAVDGAGEPTGRDVMSMTLTDRMTRGTYLLDDGPDRPAVICLSYTWCDDSLKWLPLSANERMDVMLKSLGEIYPGVDIRKHIIGNPVTVSWENEPYFMGAFKANLPGHYRYQRRLFTHFMQDRLPADRRGLFLAGDDISWTAGWAEGAVQTALNAVWGVMTRFGGATDATNPGPGDVFDDIAPVELPED, translated from the coding sequence ATGACGTCCACGGTGCCCAACGCCGTCCAGCACACCGACGCCACCGAGCCGATCACCATGTTCGGGCCGGACTTCCCCTACGCGTACGACGACTTCCTTGCGCACCCCGCGGGCATCGGGCAGATACCGGCGACCGAGCACGGCACCGAGGTCGCCGTCATCGGGGGCGGGCTCTCCGGCATCGTCGCCGCGTACGAGCTGATGAAGATGGGGCTCAGGCCCGTCGTCTACGAAGCGGACGAGATCGGCGGCCGGCTGCGTACCGTCGGATTCGACGGCTGCGGCCCCGAACTCACCGCCGAGATGGGCGCGATGCGGTTCCCGCCGTCCTCCACCGCGCTCCAGTACTACATCGATTTGGTCGGCCTGGAGACGAAGCCGTTCCCCAACCCGCTCTCCCCGGCCACCCCGTCGACCGTCGTCGACCTCAAGGGCACCTCGCACTACGCGCGGACCGTCGACGATCTGCCGCAGGTCTACCGTGAGGTGATGGACGCCTGGAACCGGTGTCTGGAGGAGGGCGCGGACTTCTCCGACATGAACCGGGCGATGCGCGAACGCGATGTGCCGCGCATCCGGGAGATCTGGGCGGAGCTCGTCCACAAGCTCGACAACCAGACCTTCTACGGATTTCTCTGTGACTCCGACGCGTTCAAGTCGTTCCGTCACCGGGAGATCTTCGGCCAGGTCGGCTTCGGTACCGGCGGCTGGGACACCGACTTCCCCAACTCCATCCTGGAGATCCTGCGCGTCGTCTACACCGAGGCGGACGACCACCACCGCTCCATCGTCGGCGGCAGCCAGCAGCTCCCGCTGCGGCTCTGGGACCGCGAACCGCAGAAGATCGTCCACTGGCCGCTCGGCACCTCGCTGTCCTCGCTGCACGGGGGCGAACCGCGCCCCGCCGTGACCCGGCTGCACCGCACCGCCGGAAACCGGATCACCGTCACCGACGCCACCGGCGACATCCGCACCTACCCGGCCGCCGTCTTCACCGGGCAGTCCTGGCTGCTGCTCTCGAAGATCGACTGCGACGACGCGCTGTTCCCGATCGACCACTGGACGGCGATGGAGCGCACCCACTACATGGAGTCGTCGAAGCTGTTCGTCCCCGTCGACCGGCCGTTCTGGCTGGACCGGGCCGTCGACGGCGCCGGGGAGCCGACCGGGCGGGACGTCATGTCGATGACGCTCACCGACCGGATGACCCGGGGGACGTACCTCCTGGACGACGGCCCCGACCGGCCCGCCGTCATCTGCCTCTCGTACACCTGGTGCGACGACAGCCTGAAGTGGCTGCCGCTCTCGGCGAACGAGCGCATGGACGTCATGCTCAAGTCGCTGGGCGAGATCTATCCGGGCGTTGACATCAGGAAGCACATCATCGGCAACCCGGTGACGGTCTCGTGGGAGAACGAGCCGTATTTCATGGGGGCGTTCAAGGCCAACCTGCCGGGTCACTACCGGTATCAGCGGCGGTTGTTCACCCACTTCATGCAGGACCGGCTGCCCGCCGACCGGCGGGGGCTGTTCCTCGCGGGCGACGACATCTCCTGGACGGCCGGATGGGCCGAGGGCGCCGTACAGACCGCGCTCAACGCCGTCTGGGGCGTGATGACCCGGTTCGGCGGCGCGACCGATGCGACGAACCCCGGCCCCGGCGACGTCTTCGACGACATCGCCCCGGTCGAACTCCCGGAGGACTGA